The following coding sequences lie in one Lelliottia jeotgali genomic window:
- a CDS encoding membrane protein, with protein MKRFICVATLAALLAGCAHDSPCVPVYDDQGRLVHTNTCMKGTTQDNWETAGAIAGGAAAIAGLTLGIVALTK; from the coding sequence ATGAAAAGATTCATTTGCGTTGCAACCCTCGCTGCGCTTCTCGCCGGATGTGCGCACGACTCTCCGTGTGTGCCGGTATATGACGATCAGGGTCGTCTGGTTCATACCAATACCTGTATGAAAGGCACCACCCAGGATAACTGGGAGACTGCAGGGGCAATCGCCGGTGGTGCTGCGGCTATCGCAGGCTTGACGTTAGGTATCGTCGCGTTAACTAAATAA
- a CDS encoding Glutamate Aspartate periplasmic binding protein precursor GltI translates to MKKTMIASLAAAGMLFAVAGQVHAGTTLDAVKKKGFVQCGISDGLPGFSYADANGKFTGIDVDVCRGVAAALFGDDTKVKYTPLTAKERFTALQSGEVDMLSRNTTWTSSRDAGMGMSFTGVTYYDGIGFLTHNKAGLKSAKELDGATVCIQAGTDTELNVADYFKANNMKYTPVTFDRSDESAKALESGRCDTLASDQSQLYALRIKLSNPAEWIVLPEVISKEPLGPVVRRGDEDWFSIVRWTLFAMLNAEEMGINSKNVDEKAANPTTPDMAHLLGKEGDFGKDLKLDNKWAYNIIKHVGNYAEIFERNVGSESPLKIKRGQNNLWNNGGIQYAPPVR, encoded by the coding sequence ATGAAAAAGACGATGATAGCCAGCCTGGCCGCCGCCGGCATGTTGTTTGCTGTAGCGGGACAGGTTCATGCCGGTACAACACTTGATGCCGTTAAAAAGAAAGGTTTTGTCCAATGCGGTATTAGTGATGGGTTACCGGGCTTCTCTTATGCCGATGCGAACGGAAAGTTCACTGGCATTGATGTCGATGTTTGCCGTGGCGTTGCAGCAGCCCTTTTCGGGGATGACACAAAAGTAAAATATACCCCACTGACGGCGAAAGAGCGTTTTACCGCACTGCAATCGGGTGAAGTGGACATGCTTTCTCGTAATACAACCTGGACTTCGTCACGTGATGCGGGGATGGGGATGTCCTTTACCGGTGTGACTTACTACGATGGCATCGGCTTCCTGACCCACAACAAAGCGGGGCTGAAGAGCGCGAAAGAACTCGACGGAGCAACCGTTTGTATTCAGGCGGGAACCGATACCGAACTGAACGTCGCCGACTATTTCAAAGCCAACAACATGAAATACACGCCGGTGACTTTCGACCGTTCTGATGAATCAGCAAAAGCCCTGGAGTCAGGCCGTTGCGATACGCTGGCCTCCGATCAGTCCCAGCTCTATGCCCTGCGAATTAAACTGAGCAACCCGGCGGAATGGATTGTTCTGCCTGAAGTCATCTCCAAAGAGCCTCTCGGCCCGGTCGTTCGCCGTGGTGATGAAGACTGGTTCTCCATTGTTCGCTGGACGCTGTTCGCCATGCTGAATGCCGAAGAGATGGGTATCAATTCTAAAAACGTCGACGAGAAAGCCGCAAACCCTACGACACCGGATATGGCGCATCTTCTGGGTAAAGAGGGTGATTTCGGCAAGGATCTGAAGCTCGATAATAAATGGGCTTATAACATCATCAAACATGTCGGTAACTATGCAGAGATCTTTGAGCGCAACGTTGGATCGGAAAGCCCGCTGAAGATCAAACGTGGCCAGAACAACCTCTGGAATAACGGTGGTATTCAGTACGCTCCGCCGGTGCGTTAA
- a CDS encoding amino acid ABC transporter permease, whose protein sequence is MDRSAGFGIVQHLIDYQEGDTYGRVFLVGLLNTLLVSALCIVFASLLGFFLGLARLSENWLLRKLSTIYIETFRNIPPLLQIFFWYFAVLRNLPGPRQAVDALDLFYLSNRGLYIPSPLAGEGLYAFIAAFVIAVAITIGLFRYNRSLQIKTGQLRRTWPIGTLLIVSLPLLAHWVFGAALHWDIPQLRGFNFQGGMVLIPELAALTLALSIYTSAFIAEIIRSGIQAVPYGQHEAARSLGLPNPVTLRQVIIPQALRVIIPPLTSQYLNIVKNSSLAAAIGYPDMVSLFAGTVLNQTGQAIETIAITMSVYLIISLTISLLMNIYNRRIALVER, encoded by the coding sequence TTGGATCGTAGTGCCGGATTCGGAATTGTGCAGCATTTGATTGATTATCAAGAAGGCGATACATACGGCAGGGTGTTTCTTGTCGGTTTACTGAATACTCTGCTGGTCTCTGCTCTCTGCATTGTATTTGCCTCCTTGCTGGGCTTTTTTCTCGGGCTTGCGCGTCTTTCTGAGAACTGGCTATTACGTAAACTCTCGACAATTTATATCGAGACGTTTCGCAATATCCCCCCGCTACTGCAGATCTTCTTCTGGTATTTCGCCGTATTACGCAATCTGCCCGGACCACGACAGGCCGTTGATGCTTTAGATCTCTTTTACCTGAGCAACCGGGGTTTATATATTCCCTCGCCGTTGGCTGGCGAAGGTCTGTATGCGTTTATCGCTGCATTTGTTATCGCGGTAGCAATTACGATTGGGCTGTTTCGTTATAACCGCTCACTTCAGATTAAAACCGGGCAACTTCGCAGAACCTGGCCAATCGGGACATTACTGATCGTTAGTTTGCCTCTACTGGCCCACTGGGTATTCGGTGCCGCTTTGCACTGGGACATTCCGCAGTTGCGAGGTTTTAACTTCCAGGGAGGGATGGTCCTTATTCCTGAACTGGCTGCTCTGACGCTTGCGCTGTCCATTTATACCTCTGCCTTTATTGCTGAAATTATTCGCTCAGGAATCCAGGCGGTTCCTTATGGTCAGCACGAAGCCGCACGTTCACTCGGATTACCCAACCCAGTAACGCTGCGCCAGGTGATCATTCCTCAGGCCTTACGTGTGATCATCCCGCCGCTGACCAGCCAGTATCTGAATATTGTCAAAAACTCCTCGCTGGCTGCCGCGATTGGTTATCCCGACATGGTTTCTCTGTTCGCCGGAACCGTACTTAACCAGACCGGACAAGCGATTGAGACTATTGCCATCACCATGTCCGTCTACCTAATTATCAGCCTGACAATTTCATTGCTGATGAATATCTATAACCGTCGCATCGCCCTGGTTGAGCGCTAA
- a CDS encoding Glutamate Aspartate transport system permease protein GltK: protein MTKAVLSHPSRPSSTGSWRFIAWARKNLFSSWSNSLLTIVSLWLMWELIPPLLNWAFLQANWVGSTRADCTKAGACWVFIHERFGQFMYGLYPHDQRWRINLALIAGLLSIAPMFFKTLPRRGRYIACWAVIYPLIVWLLLYGGILGLERVETRQWGGLTLTLIIASVGIAGALPLGILLALGRRSAMPVVRTLSVIFIEFWRGVPLITVLFMSSVMLPLFMAEGTTIDKLIRALVGVVLFQSAYVAEVVRGGLQALPKGQYEAAESLALGYWKMQGLVILPQALKLVIPGLVNTIIALFKDTSLVIIIGLFDLFSSVQQATVDPVWLGMSTEGYVFAALVYWIFCFSMSRYSQHLEKRFNTGRAPQ from the coding sequence ATGACAAAAGCCGTATTGTCACACCCCTCGCGTCCGTCCAGCACCGGAAGCTGGCGTTTCATCGCCTGGGCACGCAAAAATCTGTTCTCCTCCTGGAGTAACAGTCTGCTGACAATTGTCAGCTTGTGGTTGATGTGGGAGCTGATTCCTCCGCTGCTGAACTGGGCTTTCTTGCAGGCAAACTGGGTAGGCTCAACGCGGGCGGACTGTACCAAAGCGGGTGCCTGTTGGGTGTTTATCCATGAGCGTTTTGGCCAGTTTATGTATGGTCTGTATCCACATGATCAACGCTGGCGTATCAATCTGGCACTGATTGCGGGTTTGCTGTCGATCGCCCCGATGTTCTTCAAAACCCTGCCACGTCGTGGACGCTATATTGCTTGTTGGGCAGTGATTTATCCGCTGATTGTGTGGTTGTTGCTATATGGCGGAATACTGGGACTTGAGCGGGTCGAAACTCGCCAATGGGGGGGATTAACTCTCACGCTGATCATTGCCTCCGTGGGGATCGCCGGGGCGCTACCTTTGGGTATCTTACTGGCACTGGGACGTCGATCAGCCATGCCAGTAGTACGGACTCTTTCAGTTATTTTTATTGAATTCTGGCGTGGTGTACCGCTGATTACCGTGCTGTTCATGTCCTCGGTCATGCTGCCGCTGTTTATGGCAGAAGGCACAACAATCGACAAACTGATTCGCGCACTGGTGGGCGTCGTTTTATTCCAGTCAGCTTACGTTGCAGAGGTGGTTAGAGGTGGCCTACAGGCGCTGCCAAAAGGTCAGTACGAAGCGGCCGAATCACTGGCGCTCGGTTACTGGAAAATGCAGGGGCTGGTGATCTTACCCCAAGCCTTGAAGCTGGTTATTCCAGGGCTTGTGAACACCATCATCGCACTCTTTAAAGACACGAGCCTGGTGATCATTATCGGATTGTTTGATCTTTTCAGCAGTGTACAACAGGCCACAGTCGATCCCGTCTGGCTCGGCATGTCGACTGAAGGTTATGTTTTTGCAGCACTTGTTTACTGGATTTTCTGTTTCAGCATGTCGCGCTACAGCCAACACCTGGAGAAGCGCTTTAACACCGGGCGTGCACCGCAATGA
- a CDS encoding ABC-type polar amino acid transport system, ATPase component, producing MSKITMAPADAMITLENVNKWYGQFHVLKDINLKVKQGERIVLCGPSGSGKSTTIRCINHLEEHQQGRIVVDGIELDEDIRNIERVRQEVGMVFQHFNLFPHLTVLQNLTLAPIWVRKMPKKEAEALAMHYLERVRIAEHANKFPGQISGGQQQRVAIARSLCMQPKIMLFDEPTSALDPEMVKEVLDTMIGLAQSGMTMLCVTHEMGFARTVADRVIFMDRGEIVEQAPPDEFFANPKSERTRAFLSQVIH from the coding sequence ATGAGCAAAATAACTATGGCCCCGGCCGACGCGATGATTACGCTAGAAAATGTGAATAAATGGTATGGTCAGTTTCATGTCCTGAAAGACATCAACCTGAAGGTCAAACAGGGCGAGCGTATTGTTTTATGCGGCCCCTCAGGTTCAGGAAAATCTACCACCATTCGCTGTATTAACCATCTTGAGGAGCATCAGCAAGGACGTATCGTCGTTGATGGGATAGAGCTGGATGAGGACATTCGAAACATCGAACGTGTCCGTCAGGAAGTCGGTATGGTGTTCCAGCATTTCAATTTATTCCCACATTTGACGGTGTTACAGAACCTTACGCTGGCCCCAATTTGGGTCAGGAAGATGCCTAAAAAGGAAGCTGAGGCGCTGGCAATGCATTACCTGGAACGTGTCCGTATTGCTGAGCACGCAAACAAATTTCCGGGACAAATTTCGGGCGGGCAGCAACAGCGTGTGGCGATTGCCCGCTCACTGTGCATGCAACCTAAAATTATGCTGTTTGATGAACCGACTTCAGCGCTCGACCCTGAAATGGTTAAAGAAGTACTCGACACGATGATTGGTTTAGCTCAATCGGGAATGACTATGCTCTGTGTTACGCATGAAATGGGCTTTGCCAGAACAGTTGCAGATAGAGTGATCTTTATGGATCGCGGAGAAATTGTTGAACAAGCACCACCTGATGAGTTCTTTGCTAATCCGAA